One segment of Euwallacea fornicatus isolate EFF26 chromosome 23, ASM4011564v1, whole genome shotgun sequence DNA contains the following:
- the SrpRbeta gene encoding signal recognition particle receptor subunit beta codes for MVVDLPVILAILLVLLTILIFSLRRLLKSSKKCVLLTGLNDSGKTLIYSQLIYKRYIMTYTSSQDNFNQYNCDGKELTIVDLPGFHSIRQQFFEKYKDSSKGIVYVVDSVTLAKNIRDAANTLYNILIDPVIMKNKPGLLILCNKQDQTLAKGSNIIKSMLEKEMNTLRNTQLNQVKQLDSQEKITNKLGDISKDFSFSSLYCKVEFAEACACNKSGPVNLEDLKKWIKKVMN; via the exons ATGGTTGTAGACTTGCCGGTGATATTGGCTATTCTGCTAGTACTCCTTACCATAT TAATCTTTAGTCTACGGCGACTGCTAAAAAGCAGCAAAAAATGCGTCCTCCTTACTGGACTCAATGACAGtggaaaaactttaatatattcccaattaatttataaacgatATATAATGACCTACACATCTAGCCAGGACAACTTTAACCAGTACAACTGTGATGGA AAAGAATTAACAATAGTGGACCTTCCGGGGTTTCATAGCATTAGAcaacaatttttcgaaaagtacAAGGACTCTTCAAAGGGGATCGTATATGTAGTTGATTCAGTCACTCtagcaaaaaatattagaGATGCAGCTAACACTTTATACAATATACTAATTGACCCAGTTATCATGAAGAACAAGCCAGGACTTTTGATTTTGTGCAACAAACAGGACCAAACTTTAGCCAAAGGCTCTAACATCATTAAGAGTATGTTAGAGAAGGAGAT GAATACTCTACGCAACACCCAGTTAAATCAAGTAAAACAACTGGACTCACAAGAAAAAATCACTAACAAACTTGGTGATAtttcaaaagatttttcattttctagcCTGTATTGCAAGGTTGAATTTGCTGAGGCTTGCGCATGTAACAAAAGTGGTCCTGTGAACTTAGAAGACTTGAAGAAATGGATTAAAAAAGTCATGAATTAA
- the LOC136346591 gene encoding ATP-binding cassette sub-family F member 3 isoform X2 yields the protein MGTCSEYIKNVFPAIDEDLKQYVEGVLENSADEFEDSEEVYEAVGAVLHEVSTDKTEEDIRNICNELLNLLQPGKSSKTNGALKILDGPIHLGSMAGNQENTIEEIKSIWVAQRDDSLKVDARKLEKAEAKLQGKQEKRGKETKVASIPKLQTATASQVINKKDSKLEAKGNNRAQDIRIENFDIAYGDKVLLQGADLTLAFGRRYGLVGRNGLGKSTLLKLISSGNLKIPSHISILHVEQEVVGDETLAINSVLECDTIRQNLLEREKQISAAINSGSSDPDLNTHLSEIYAQLQNIEADKAPARASVILAGLGFTSQMQQNPTKTFSGGWRMRLALARALFSRPDLLLLDEPTNMLDIKAIIWLENYLQNWPTTLLVVSHDRNFLEAVPTDILYLHSQRIEHYKGNYEQFEKTKSEKLKNQQREYEAQLQQRQHVQEFIDRFRYNANRAALVQSKIKMLEKMPELKPILKETEVVLRLPETEPLSPPILQLNEVMFRYHKDKVIFSNVNIGATMESRICIVGDNGAGKTTLLKIIMGILTPTSGTRHVHRNLKFGYFSQHHVDQLDMNVNSVELLQQNFKADISHD from the exons atgggaACGTGTAGTgagtatataaaaaatgtttttcctgcCATAGACGaagatttaaaacaatatgTTGAAG GTGTCTTGGAAAATAGCGCCGATGAATTTGAAGATAGCGAGGAGGTTTATGAGGCGGTAGGAGCAGTTTTACATGAGGTTTCAACAGATAAAACTGAGGAGGACATCAG gaacatATGCAACGAACTTCTAAATCTACTTCAGCCaggaaaaagttcaaaaaccAATGgggctttaaaaatattagatgGCCCGATTCACTTAGGGTCAATGGCAGGAAACCAAGAGAACACTatcgaagaaatcaaaagtatTTGGGTAGCACAAAGAGATGATTCATTG AAGGTAGACGCAAGGAAACTAGAAAAAGCAGAGGCAAAGCTGCAAGGAAAACAGGAAAAACGAGGCAAAGAAACAAAAGTTGCTTCAATACCTAAACTGCAAACAGCTACGGCTTCTCaggttattaataaaaaagatagCAAACTTGAGGCCAAAGGGAACAATAGAGCTCAGGATATTAGgatagaaaattttgatatagcGTATGGAGACAA AGTCCTACTACAAGGAGCTGATTTGACATTGGCCTTTGGAAGACGCTACGGTCTTGTAGGTAGAAATGGGTTAGGTAAAAGTACTTTACTGAAACTGATTTCTTCTGGAAACTTGAAGATTCCCTCTCACATATCCATTCTTCATGTTGAACAAGAA GTGGTGGGTGATGAGACTCTCGCTATAAACAGCGTTTTAGAATGCGACACTATACGTCAAAATCTTCTAGaaagagaaaaacaaataagtgcGGCTATCAATTCGGGGTCCTCCGATCCCGACCTTAATACTCACCTATCGGAAATTTACGCCCAATTACAGAATATTGAGGCTGATAAGGCTCCCGCTAGAGCATCGGTGATTCTTGCAGGTTTGGGATTTACCTCGCAAATGCAGCAAAATCCGACGAAAACATTTTCTGGCGGATGGCGGATGAGATTGGCACTGGCGAGGGCATTATTTTCTAG aCCTGATTTGTTACTTCTCGACGAACCGACTAACATGTTAGACATTAAAGCAATCATATGGCTAGaaaattaccttcaaaattggccTACGACTCTTCTTGTGGTGTCTCATGACCGAAATTTCCTAGAAGCAGTGCCTACGGATATCCTTTATTTGCATTCGCAAAGGATAGAACATTATAAGGGAAATTATGAACAATTTGAGAAAACCAAATCAGAGAAACTTAAAAACCAGCAGCGAGAGTATGAGGCTCAGCTACAACAGAGGCAACATGTGCAAGAGTTTATTGacag ATTCAGATATAACGCCAATCGAGCCGCGCTTGTACagtcaaaaatcaaaatgttagaaaaaat gCCTGAACTAAAACCCATTCTCAAAGAAACTGAAGTGGTACTAAGATTACCTGAAACTGAACCTCTATCCCCCccaattttgcaattaaatgAAGTAATGTTTAGGTACCACAAAGATaaagtgatattttcaaatgtgaaCATTGGTGCTACAATGGAATCTAGGATCTGTATA gtCGGTGATAATGGAGCCGGAAAAACCAcacttttgaaaataataatgggCATTTTAACTCCTACCTCCGGCACTAGACACGTGCATAGGAACTTGAAATTCGGCTATTTCAGCCAACACCACGTAGATCAACTGGATATGAATGTTAATTCTGTAGAACTTTtacagcaaaattttaaag CGGATATATCGCACGACTGA
- the LOC136346588 gene encoding tyrosine-protein phosphatase non-receptor type 13-like yields the protein MSRPLSRTESNTSLALNSPSLEDFLSVRPSGLEEIEIWAVLCQSIQALQDLFLSDGVSSRFALPVLTLSTLKLSSRGRVNFQPTDLVIGAFGSSASLANYLAPEYNVTRSYSDTEYERMWVFSLGQTLKRAAVTGHSATSRLSSELCQVLTDMTRIPEPSRASLMYLLDVMSQYCKRRQQKRPFSHIVMNLHQEALAGLEGSNDILNWGPPAMPKLVPRAKTISECSDRFSTLQRRLRLFDSTPKLTKEVSTSMEDLNFSTVNNTPGKVVRPKSICLPESLYRKQNSEFMGARGRRMRRNPVQRIASRLYGPDLTLNKTGCVGPEFVVKAALPAKQLTTHCKGNKKRVTVILLDGQKLDVTCNPNNTTAGQLLHLIIEEEQIEENFMLGLSALIAGDFVFIPADTRITKVTNSRNVDLILYLRIRFFLPSVRGLRGYQARHYLYLQLRRSVLEHQLPSSFSQIIELNGLALQAEFGDYREGAKSYFLLEHYVPETMIAIVDDENHLKGELISAHMTRKGLDRNKAEQEFITFAQNLPQYGGHFYTAVWMLKDSSKKDVWLYISAQGVSIFERGKAASHFGPRLYETFEWKAIQTLCYSKHYLSVIPHNKSKKIKKYKLKMDYKKSYFAFRLASLHHQFFLKLRSEFISLQSLSQHFGIPLKDIKNATNSLYKLDQFGEEYGEKGDDPEFKLEFNPLLNRCQNNRLQLMQRSTSDQKLIDGSISEEQQNKENERPVGALDSSFFAGLPLSCEKRRGVKMGTRAFSRTIPRVSRSMEAVNDPQEYLEQASLSSMSFACSSPSEERLRFSEGDAFVLDTTLKSVSQQNFLPNFQETINETFLEKLNNMSFAEERILSTVVVERDQTGSLGLQITEGSDGNVYIQSVIPGGPAYFSKDIMKGDQVIAVNGQSLLGRKYCDSLDLLKSTRMKVEFVLSRVVQTFTASQNIKVNRSTSLRSRLGRSPSVESQVEKHTIESCFDLSNNFKYVNRSPVKEATTSTINYHYNTLPAYSTSNLGARSSSNDRAVIVEMIPKKRWAICDSRLSKARSECNISQNVENELTFVKKKQTVALPRSLGLSRKWQGPVRYPVTPVRKGAVYNTVRGNISSDEEQVFI from the coding sequence ATGTCTCGACCATTGTCACGGACTGAGAGTAATACAAGCCTTGCCCTGAATTCTCCAAGTTTAGAAGATTTTCTAAGCGTCAGACCCTCGGGACTcgaagaaattgaaatatggGCCGTCCTGTGTCAGAGTATTCAAGCCTTACAAGATTTATTCCTCTCAGATGGAGTCTCTAGTCGATTTGCTTTGCCAGTACTTACACTGAGCACTCTAAAGCTATCTTCAAGAGGAAGAGTTAATTTCCAACCTACAGATTTAGTTATAGGAGCCTTTGGGTCATCGGCGTCTTTGGCCAACTATCTAGCACCAGAATACAATGTCACTAGGAGTTATTCTGATACGGAATACGAACGAATGTGGGTATTTTCTCTAGGGCAAACATTGAAACGAGCCGCGGTGACTGGTCACAGTGCCACGTCTCGATTAAGTAGCGAGCTCTGTCAAGTGCTGACTGATATGACACGCATTCCAGAACCTTCGAGGGCATCTTTAATGTATCTGCTGGATGTGATGTCGCAGTATTGTAAGCGTCGACAGCAAAAGCGTCCCTTTTCGCACATAGTGATGAATTTACACCAAGAAGCATTGGCTGGGTTAGAAGGTTCAAACGATATACTTAACTGGGGACCACCTGCCATGCCCAAGCTAGTTCCAAGGGCAAAAACTATTTCAGAATGCAGCGATAGGTTTAGCACCTTGCAGCGTAGATTACGCTTGTTCGATTCCACCCCGAAGCTCACCAAGGAAGTTTCCACGAGCATGGAAGACTTGAATTTTAGCACAGTTAATAATACTCCTGGAAAAGTCGTTAGACCAAAGAGCATTTGCTTACCTGAAAGTTTATACAGGAAGCAAAATAGTGAGTTTATGGGAGCTCGCGGTCGTCGGATGCGTCGCAATCCAGTGCAAAGAATTGCCTCCCGCTTATATGGACCAGATCTGACACTTAACAAGACCGGCTGTGTGGGACCTGAGTTTGTCGTTAAAGCAGCCCTTCCTGCCAAACAGTTAACGACTCATTGCAAGGGCAATAAGAAACGCGTTACTGTGATCCTTTTAGATGGTCAAAAATTGGATGTGACGTGTAATCCTAATAACACCACTGCCGGTCAATTGTTGCATTTGATCATCGAAGAGGAACAAATTGAAGAGAACTTCATGTTAGGACTCTCAGCACTTATAGCAGGTGATTTCGTGTTTATTCCCGCAGACACCAGAATTACCAAAGTCACCAACTCCCGCAATGtagatttaattttgtatttaagaATAAGGTTCTTTCTTCCCTCAGTTAGAGGCCTGCGAGGATATCAGGCAAGACATTACCTTTATTTGCAGTTGAGGAGGTCGGTATTAGAACATCAGTTGCCCAGCtctttttctcaaataatcGAATTAAACGGATTGGCTCTGCAGGCCGAATTTGGAGATTATCGAGAAGGTGCAAAAAGCTATTTTCTGTTGGAGCATTATGTGCCTGAGACTATGATTGCTATTGTTGATGATGAGAATCACCTCAAAGGTGAGCTGATAAGTGCCCACATGACTAGGAAGGGTTTGGATAGAAACAAAGCTGAGCAGGAGTTTATTACTTTCGCTCAAAATTTACCGCAATATGGAGGCCACTTCTATACTGCAGTGTGGATGTTGAAAGATAGCAGCAAAAAGGATGTCTGGCTATATATTAGTGCACAAGGCGTAAGCATTTTCGAGCGAGGTAAGGCGGCCAGTCACTTTGGTCCCCGGCTGTACGAAACTTTCGAGTGGAAGGCCATTCAAACACTCTGCTACAGCAAACACTACTTGTCGGTTATACCGCACAAtaaatcaaagaaaataaaaaaatacaaattgaaaatggatTATAAGAAGAGCTACTTTGCCTTTCGGCTGGCGTCATTGCATCATCAATTCTTCCTTAAACTTCGAAGTGAGTTCATATCACTGCAGTCCTTAAGCCAACATTTCGGGATACCATTAAAGGACATAAAGAACGCTACAAATTCGCTTTACAAACTTGATCAGTTTGGGGAAGAATACGGGGAGAAGGGTGACGATCCAGAGTTTAAGCTTGAATTTAATCCTTTGTTGAACCGATGTCAGAACAATAGGCTGCAATTGATGCAGCGATCAACCTCCGATCAAAAGTTAATTGACGGTTCAATAAGCGAAGAGCAGCAGAATAAGGAGAACGAGAGGCCTGTTGGGGCTCTGGATAGCTCCTTCTTTGCTGGCCTTCCCCTTAGTTGTGAGAAGAGGCGTGGTGTTAAAATGGGTACCAGGGCTTTCTCCAGAACAATTCCTCGAGTATCACGAAGCATGGAAGCCGTAAATGACCCCCAAGAGTATTTGGAGCAAGCGTCTTTATCATCAATGTCGTTTGCTTGTAGTTCCCCTTCGGAAGAACGGCTCAGATTTTCCGAAGGAGACGCGTTTGTTTTAGATACAACATTAAAGTCGGTCTCTCAGCAGAATTTCCTACCAAATTTTCAGGAGACCATCAATGAAACTTTCctggaaaaattaaacaacatGTCCTTTGCCGAAGAAAGGATTCTTTCAACGGTGGTTGTAGAGCGGGACCAGACTGGAAGCTTGGGGCTTCAGATTACCGAGGGCTCCGACGGCAACGTGTACATTCAGTCAGTAATTCCGGGAGGTCCAGCCTATTTCAGCAAAGACATCATGAAGGGGGATCAAGTAATTGCGGTGAACGGACAGAGTTTATTAGGCAGAAAGTACTGCGACTCACTCGACCTTTTGAAGAGCACACGAATGAAGGTCGAGTTCGTGTTATCTCGTGTAGTTCAAACTTTCACTGCATCTCAAAACATCAAAGTAAATAGGTCAACGTCGTTAAGATCTCGATTAGGTAGATCCCCGTCGGTGGAGAGTCAAGTGGAAAAGCACACAATAGAGTCTTGCTTCGATTTATCCAATAACTTTAAATATGTGAATAGATCACCAGTGAAAGAGGCTACGACTAGTACTATAAATTACCACTACAACACACTTCCAGCCTACTCCACGAGCAATTTGGGTGCAAGATCTAGCAGTAATGATCGAGCAGTGATAGTGGAAATGATTCCTAAAAAACGTTGGGCCATTTGTGATAGTCGTTTATCTAAAGCGCGTTCTGAGTGTAACATATCCCAGAATGTAGAGAACGAGTTAACCTTTGTTAAGAAAAAGCAGACCGTGGCATTGCCGAGAAGTTTAGGGCTAAGCAGAAAGTGGCAAGGTCCAGTGAGGTATCCTGTTACCCCAGTGCGGAAAGGGGCTGTTTATAACACGGTGAGAGGTAACATTAGTTCAGACGAAgaacaagtttttatttaa
- the LOC136346591 gene encoding ATP-binding cassette sub-family F member 3 isoform X1, producing the protein MGTCSEYIKNVFPAIDEDLKQYVEGVLENSADEFEDSEEVYEAVGAVLHEVSTDKTEEDIRNICNELLNLLQPGKSSKTNGALKILDGPIHLGSMAGNQENTIEEIKSIWVAQRDDSLKVDARKLEKAEAKLQGKQEKRGKETKVASIPKLQTATASQVINKKDSKLEAKGNNRAQDIRIENFDIAYGDKVLLQGADLTLAFGRRYGLVGRNGLGKSTLLKLISSGNLKIPSHISILHVEQEVVGDETLAINSVLECDTIRQNLLEREKQISAAINSGSSDPDLNTHLSEIYAQLQNIEADKAPARASVILAGLGFTSQMQQNPTKTFSGGWRMRLALARALFSRPDLLLLDEPTNMLDIKAIIWLENYLQNWPTTLLVVSHDRNFLEAVPTDILYLHSQRIEHYKGNYEQFEKTKSEKLKNQQREYEAQLQQRQHVQEFIDRFRYNANRAALVQSKIKMLEKMPELKPILKETEVVLRLPETEPLSPPILQLNEVMFRYHKDKVIFSNVNIGATMESRICIVGDNGAGKTTLLKIIMGILTPTSGTRHVHRNLKFGYFSQHHVDQLDMNVNSVELLQQNFKGKPIEEYRRQLGSFGVSGDLALQTVSSLSGGQKSRVAFASMCMGRPNFLVLDEPTNHLDIETIEALGRAIQKYTGGVILVSHDERLIRMVTTELWHCSEGTVKSIEGGFDEYRKIVERELEAVQAK; encoded by the exons atgggaACGTGTAGTgagtatataaaaaatgtttttcctgcCATAGACGaagatttaaaacaatatgTTGAAG GTGTCTTGGAAAATAGCGCCGATGAATTTGAAGATAGCGAGGAGGTTTATGAGGCGGTAGGAGCAGTTTTACATGAGGTTTCAACAGATAAAACTGAGGAGGACATCAG gaacatATGCAACGAACTTCTAAATCTACTTCAGCCaggaaaaagttcaaaaaccAATGgggctttaaaaatattagatgGCCCGATTCACTTAGGGTCAATGGCAGGAAACCAAGAGAACACTatcgaagaaatcaaaagtatTTGGGTAGCACAAAGAGATGATTCATTG AAGGTAGACGCAAGGAAACTAGAAAAAGCAGAGGCAAAGCTGCAAGGAAAACAGGAAAAACGAGGCAAAGAAACAAAAGTTGCTTCAATACCTAAACTGCAAACAGCTACGGCTTCTCaggttattaataaaaaagatagCAAACTTGAGGCCAAAGGGAACAATAGAGCTCAGGATATTAGgatagaaaattttgatatagcGTATGGAGACAA AGTCCTACTACAAGGAGCTGATTTGACATTGGCCTTTGGAAGACGCTACGGTCTTGTAGGTAGAAATGGGTTAGGTAAAAGTACTTTACTGAAACTGATTTCTTCTGGAAACTTGAAGATTCCCTCTCACATATCCATTCTTCATGTTGAACAAGAA GTGGTGGGTGATGAGACTCTCGCTATAAACAGCGTTTTAGAATGCGACACTATACGTCAAAATCTTCTAGaaagagaaaaacaaataagtgcGGCTATCAATTCGGGGTCCTCCGATCCCGACCTTAATACTCACCTATCGGAAATTTACGCCCAATTACAGAATATTGAGGCTGATAAGGCTCCCGCTAGAGCATCGGTGATTCTTGCAGGTTTGGGATTTACCTCGCAAATGCAGCAAAATCCGACGAAAACATTTTCTGGCGGATGGCGGATGAGATTGGCACTGGCGAGGGCATTATTTTCTAG aCCTGATTTGTTACTTCTCGACGAACCGACTAACATGTTAGACATTAAAGCAATCATATGGCTAGaaaattaccttcaaaattggccTACGACTCTTCTTGTGGTGTCTCATGACCGAAATTTCCTAGAAGCAGTGCCTACGGATATCCTTTATTTGCATTCGCAAAGGATAGAACATTATAAGGGAAATTATGAACAATTTGAGAAAACCAAATCAGAGAAACTTAAAAACCAGCAGCGAGAGTATGAGGCTCAGCTACAACAGAGGCAACATGTGCAAGAGTTTATTGacag ATTCAGATATAACGCCAATCGAGCCGCGCTTGTACagtcaaaaatcaaaatgttagaaaaaat gCCTGAACTAAAACCCATTCTCAAAGAAACTGAAGTGGTACTAAGATTACCTGAAACTGAACCTCTATCCCCCccaattttgcaattaaatgAAGTAATGTTTAGGTACCACAAAGATaaagtgatattttcaaatgtgaaCATTGGTGCTACAATGGAATCTAGGATCTGTATA gtCGGTGATAATGGAGCCGGAAAAACCAcacttttgaaaataataatgggCATTTTAACTCCTACCTCCGGCACTAGACACGTGCATAGGAACTTGAAATTCGGCTATTTCAGCCAACACCACGTAGATCAACTGGATATGAATGTTAATTCTGTAGAACTTTtacagcaaaattttaaag GCAAACCTATAGAAGAGTACCGAAGACAACTCGGCAGTTTCGGAGTATCAGGTGATTTAGCTCTTCAAACCGTTTCCAGTTTATCCGGAGGCCAAAAATCCCGAGTAGCATTTGCCAGTATGTGCATGGGTAGGCCCAATTTTCTGGTTCTTGATGAGCCTACCAATCATTTAGATATCGAAACCATAGAGGCTTTGGGCAGAGCTATTCAAAAGTACACA ggAGGTGTAATTTTGGTGTCTCACGACGAGAGACTTATCCGTATGGTTACCACTGAGCTATGGCATTGCAGCGAAGGCACGGTTAAGAGCATAGAAGGCGGATTCGACGAGTATAGGAAAATTGTGGAACGAGAGTTAGAAGCTGTCCAAGCCAAGTAA
- the Pus7 gene encoding pseudouridylate synthase 7 homolog, whose translation MSFTRKYKKKSGGFQNQRNCIRNDSSGSFNFGRRKNENSQYKHQDQLSEKDVGISEYISDLEGYSAVIKARFSDFQVNEINKEGKLAKLTQLSVPNFTPSTDSELYKDTVESPMEKIPQDVWNSLRNLIKTNDVDCTVELDAENLTKDERRDIHQCIKTYFGTHLVASTIKKNEKTTLSFKKWDKKEKSNRSEWPKNTPEFVHFIVYKEMMDTMDACFKISQALKIPVAKIYYAGLKDRRAKTTQWCCVKKYQPSKLIASLRNVRNLKVGNIEFKEKCLKLGDLSGNRFRIALRNVQAEDDLINRSLSHVKEHGFINYYGLQRFGNEKEVPTYLIGIKLLTGSWKTAINLILKVKSGDDRTQIINTAKQIYADTGDAAKALKVCDKRQNGLEKKLLEGLAKHHGNDYVNALDSIPRSIRLMYIHAFQSLVWNKMASKRIKLFGLNPVEGDLVLIDKMDEEGLKGNENDEEEIEDYVTAETIKNRLIARPLTAEELHNYSIFDIVLPLPGFDIIYPENLKQLYKEVLEGYGLSLEMPKQKVKTYNLSGTYRKLVQQVQDVEWKIMYYNNSTDNLIQSDLEELKGEALPESIENGTYKAVVIAFTLNSASYATMVLREVLKCNTSSSSQAGLNNYDTTQTAQIDANEPQDSLLADTEKYKDFQKRIFSEISEEAENCGMKQELSDGGNESQSKKIKTTN comes from the coding sequence atgtcttttactcgcaaatacaaaaaaaaaagtggtgGTTTTCAAAACCAAAGAAACTGCATTAGAAATGATTCAAGTGGTTCATTCAATTTTGGTAGAAGAAAAAATGAGAATTCACAGTACAAACATCAAGACCAGCTCTCAGAGAAAGATGTGGGAATATCAGAGTATATTAGTGATTTGGAAGGCTATTCTGCAGTGATAAAAGCAAGATTTTCTGATTTTCAAgtcaatgaaataaataaagaggGCAAACTGGCCAAGTTAACCCAACTAAGTGTTCCGAATTTTACACCTTCCACTGATAGTGAGTTATATAAAGATACAGTAGAATCTCCAATGGAGAAAATTCCCCAAGACGTATGGAAttcattaagaaatttaattaagacgAATGATGTTGATTGTACAGTTGAATTAGATGCTGAAAATTTAACCAAAGATGAGCGAAGAGACATTCATCAATGCATCAAGACTTACTTTGGAACGCATCTTGTGGCCTCTacaattaagaaaaatgaaaaaaccacattgtcttttaaaaaatgggacaaaaaggaaaaaagcaaTCGTTCAGAGTGGCCTAAAAATACTCCTGAATTTGTTCATTTCATTGTGTATAAGGAAATGATGGACACTATGGATGCATGCTTTAAAATATCACAAGCTCTCAAAATCCCagttgcaaaaatatattatgctGGACTAAAAGATCGAAGGGCCAAGACAACTCAATGGTGCTGTGTAAAGAAGTACCAACCTTCAAAGCTTATTGCTAGTCTACGTAATgttagaaatttaaaagttggTAATATAGAGTTCAAAGAAAAGTGTCTGAAACTTGGAGATCTCAGTGGAAATAGATTTAGAATTGCTTTAAGAAATGTTCAAGCAGAAGATGATTTGATAAATCGTTCACTAAGCCATGTAAAAGAACATGGGTTTATCAATTACTATGGTCTTCAGCGCTTTGGTAATGAGAAGGAAGTCCCTACTTATTTAATTGGAATTAAGCTGTTGACAGGCTCATGGAAAACCGCTATTAATCTTATCCTGAAAGTTAAATCTGGGGATGATCGCACACAAATTATAAATACAGCCAAACAAATATATGCTGATACAGGAGATGCAGCAAAAGCACTGAAAGTATGTGATAAGAGGCAGAATggcttagaaaaaaaattgcttgaaGGGCTAGCCAAACATCATGGGAATGACTATGTTAATGCTTTGGATTCTATTCCCAGAAGCATTCGACTGATGTATATTCACGCCTTTCAAAGCCTAGTGTGGAATAAAATGGCCTCCAAGAGGATAAAACTGTTTGGTCTCAACCCAGTAGAAGGGGATTTGGTGCTTATTGATAAAATGGACGAAGAAGGACTAAAAGGAAATGAGAATGATGAAGAAGAGATTGAAGACTATGTTACAGCtgagacaataaaaaatagactCATAGCAAGGCCCTTGACAGCAGAAGAGTTGCAcaactattcaatttttgatatagTCCTTCCACTTCCAGGTTTTGATATCATTTACCCTGAGAACTTAAAACAATTGTATAAAGAAGTGCTTGAAGGATATGGCTTATCTCTAGAAATGCCCAAGCAAAAAGTGAAAACTTACAACTTGAGTGGAACCTACAGAAAACTAGTTCAACAAGTTCAGGATGTGGAATggaaaataatgtactatAATAATTCAACTGATAATTTAATACAATCAGACTTAGAAGAACTTAAAGGCGAAGCATTACCAGAAAGCATTGAGAATGGTACATATAAAGCTGTTGTAATAGCCTTCACATTGAATTCTGCATCTTATGCAACAATGGTTTTAAGAGAGGTACTAAAATGCAACACTTCCAGTAGCTCACAAGCAGGTTTGAATAATTATGATACTACACAAACCGCACAAATAGATGCAAACGAACCACAGGACAGCTTATTGGCCGACACGGAGAAGTACAAGGACTTCCAGAAGCGAATATTTAGTGAAATCTCAGAAGAAGCAGAAAATTGTGGCATGAAGCAAGAATTAAGTGATGGAGGTAATGAAAGCcagagcaaaaaaataaagaccactaattaa